Proteins encoded in a region of the Suncus etruscus isolate mSunEtr1 chromosome 1, mSunEtr1.pri.cur, whole genome shotgun sequence genome:
- the ZNF483 gene encoding LOW QUALITY PROTEIN: zinc finger protein 483 (The sequence of the model RefSeq protein was modified relative to this genomic sequence to represent the inferred CDS: deleted 1 base in 1 codon), whose translation MYGELSAAKKGTLGLLVAISENLSSIFPRSCRCYPRASHPRPPELLAPHQTSGSLNLEGSALYKLNKMTAISPDPQIPASSEQQEEIQETDKIGDEEAPLRRDTANPESFRQRFRWFSYSEVAGPRKTLNQLWELCTQWLRPDIRTKEQILELLVFEQFLAILPGEMRIWVKSQHPYNSEEVVTLIEDLTQMLTVKEEPIAQESDISQDENLEGNQMDSVLPNTDSQESMAFKDVAVNFSRGEWRKLEPFQKELYKEVLLENCRTLESVGFPVSKLDLISQLKCTKLPWLLNKDISEDSQPTDKNISEDSRPGDTNISEDSRPSDKNISEDSRSGDTNISEDSRPSDKNISEDSSPGDENISEDSRPGDINISEDSRCGDKSISEDFRPVCDPRSNLEEVSQSEDVLLEELTLDNVIERCLKAYDDVVMGNSSKHDNRLEGNGGNTNYSKAGVTQKKTQRRGNKSKELDSGKGPLGKSNKRTSIILKYLREHLRKKSHKCNDGKKPFSFHSDLVLNRKEHTGQKSWKSHEGRKGLSHFSSRSEHQKHQKIPLGFKRQKCNNCGVIFTQKLSRSQKRHCFRCEKCSRSVGQGTSTGEKSYKCSKCGKTFHYNASLARQKKSHSKGKPDLCNKCAKTISTSSSLTPKSTRSKKKPYKCDTCGKSFPIITDLVKHTRIHTGEKPYKCKECSRSFADLSSFNQHQRIHTGEKPYKCKDCGKTFTHSSSLCKHRRIHTGEKPYKCSECGKTFRQNSCLTRHQRIHTGEKPYLCDCGMAFSHYSSVIYHRRLHSGEKPYKCEQCNKGFATVSLLSRHERTHSGVRPYECKDCGKVFRQSSSLNEHLRTHTGEKPYECDSCGSTFTRSTILVEHLKTHAYIEYKCSKCKKIFKSSSGLIRHQTRGSCC comes from the exons ATGTATGGCGAGCTCAGCGCTgccaagaaaggaactcttggtCTTCTGGTTGCAATAAGTGAGAACCTCTCCAGTATATTTCCTAGGTCGTGCAGGTGCTACCCCCGAGCATCCCACCCCCGTCCCCCTGAGCTTCTGGCTCCACATCAGACTTCTGGTTCCCTG AATCTAGAGGGCAGTGCACTTTACAAGCTGAACAAGATGACGGCCATCTCTCCAGATCCTCAGATTCCAGCCTCTAGTGAACAACAAGAGGAGATCCAAGAAACAGATAAGATTGGGGACGAAGAAGCTCCTTTAAGAAGAGACACTGCTAACCCAGAGTCTTTCAGACAGCGGTTCAGATGGTTTTCTTACTCAGAAGTGGCTGGACCCAGAAAAACTCTAAACCAACTCTGGGAGCTCTGCACTCAATGGCTGCGACCAGACATCCGCACAAAAGAGCAAATTTTAGAGCTTTTGGTGTTTGAGCAATTCCTGGCCATTTTGCCAGGGGAGATGAGGATTTGGGTAAAGTCTCAGCACCCTTACAATAGCGAGGAGGTGGTGACCTTAATAGAGGATTTGACTCAAATGCTTACAGTCAAGGAAG AGCCAATAGCTCAAGAATCTGATATTTCCCAAGATGAAAACCTTGAAGGAAATCAAATGGATTCTGTCCTTCCAAATACTGACTCCCAG GAATCCATGGCTTTCAAGGATGTGGCTGTGAACTTTTCCAGAGGCGAGTGGAGGAAACTGGAGCCT TTTCAAAAGGAACTTTACAAGGAAGTGTTACTAGAGAACTGTAGGACCCTCGAATCTGTGG gctttccagtttccaaGTTAGATTTGATTTCCCAGCTGAAATGCACTAAACTGCCATGGCTACTGAACAAAGACATCTCAGAAGATTCACAACCCACTGACAAAAACATCTCAGAAGACTCCAGACCTGGTGACACAAACATCTCAGAAGATTCCAGACCCAGTGACAAAAACATCTCAGAAGACTCGAGATCCGGTGACACAAACATCTCAGAAGATTCCAGACCCAGTGACAAAAACATCTCAGAAGACTCCAGTCCTGGTGATGAAAATATTTCAGAAGACTCCAGACCAGGTGACATTAACATATCAGAAGACTCCAGATGTGGTGACAAAAGCATATCAGAAGATTTCAGACCTG TGTGTGACCCGAGAAGTAATTTAGAAGAGGTTTCTCAAAGTGAGGATGTTCTTTTGGAAGAATTGACTCTAGATAATGTAATAGAAAGATGCCTAAAAGCTTATGATGATGTTGTAATGGGAAACTCCTCAAAACATGACAACAGATTAGAGGGAAATGGTGGCAATACGAATTATTCAAAAGCAGGAGTtacacaaaagaaaacacaaaggaGAGGCAATAAGAGCAAGGAACTTGACTCAGGAAAAGGTCCCTTGGGGAAAAGTAACAAACGAACTTCAATCATACTTAAATACCTGAGAGAACACTTAAGGAAGAAATCTCATAAATGTAATGACGGGAAGAAACCTTTCAGTTTTCATTCTGACCTTGTTCTGAACCGCAAAGAACATACTGGACAAAAATCATGGAAATCTCATGAAGGCAGGAAAGGCTTGAGTCACTTTTCATCTCGTTCTGAACATCAGAAGCATCAGAAGATTCCTTTGGGATTTAAGAGGCAGAAGTGTAATAACTGTGGAGTCATCTTTACACAGAAACTATCTCGTTCCCAGAAGAGACATTGTTTTAGGTGTGAAAAATGTTCCAGATCTGTAGGTCAGGGGACTTCAACTGGAGAAAAATCTTATAAATGTAGCAAATGTGGAAAAACCTTTCACTACAATGCCTCATTGGCCAGACAGAAGAAAAGTCACAGTAAGGGAAAACCTGATTTGTGCAACAAATGTGCAAAAACAATCAGTACTAGTTCATCTCTCACTCCGAAATCCACTCGCAGTAAAAAGAAACCCTACAAATGTGACACGTGTGGAAAATCTTTCCCCATCATCACCGACTTGGTGAAACATACGAGAATTCATACTGGAGAAAAGCCCTATAAGTGTAAGGAATGTAGTAGGTCCTTTGCtgatctttcttcttttaacCAACACCAACGAATTCATACTGGAGAAAAGCCCTATAAGTGTAAAGATTGTGGGAAAACCTTCACCCATAGCTCCTCCCTTTGCAAACATCGAAGGATTCACACTGGAGAGAAGCCCTATAAGTGTAGTGAATGTGGCAAAACCTTTAGACAGAATTCTTGTCTTACCCGACATCAGAGGATTCACACTGGAGAAAAGCCATATTTGTGTGACTGTGGGATGGCGTTCAGCCATTATTCATCTGTAATCTATCATCGGAGACTTCATTCTGGAGAAAAACCTTACAAATGCGAGCAGTGTAATAAAGGCTTTGCTACCGTTTCCCTCCTTAGTCGCCACGAGAGAACTCATTCTGGTGTAAGACCTTATGAATGCAAAGACTGTGGGAAAGTCTTCCGGCAGAGCTCCTCTCTCAATGAACATCTCCGAACACATACTGGGGAGAAACCTTATGAGTGTGACAGTTGTGGATCAACCTTTACTAGGAGCACAATCCTTGTAGAACACCTAAAAACTCATGCTTATATAGAATACAAGTGCAGTAAATGCaagaagatttttaaaagtaGTTCAGGTCTTATCAGACATCAGACAAGAGGTTCATGCTGCTGA